In Bradyrhizobium sp. 195, the sequence TGGGAGAGACGTCGTCATGAAGTTCGGCATCTTCTACGAGCTGCAACTGCCGCGGCCCTGGGTGGCCGGCGACGAGTTCGCCCTCTACCAGAACGCGCTCTCGCAGATGGAACTCGCCGACAAGCTCGGCTACGACCATGCCTGGGTGGTCGAGCATCATTTCCTCGAGGAATATTCGCACTCGCCCTCCCCGGAATCCTTCCTCGCCGCTGCCAGCCAGCGCACCAAGAACATCCGGCTCGGCCACGGCATCCTCCAGCTCACCACCAACCATCCGGCCCGCGTTGCCGAGCGTGTCGCGGTGCTGGATCTGCTCAGCAACGGCCGCTGCGAATTCGGCATGGGCGAGAGCGCCTCGATCACCGAGCTCACCCCGTTCGGCCGCGACATGGAGACCAAGAAGGAGGTGTTCGAGGAGGCCGTGGCCGCGATCTTCCCGATGTTCAAGGACGCCGGCAGCGAGCACCACGGCAAATATTTCGACATCCCCTTGCGCAATGTCGTGCCGAAGCCGGTGCAGAAGCCGCATCCGCCGCTGTGGATGGCCTGCTCGCAGCTGCCGACCATCGAGCGCGCGGGCCGCCACGGTTTTGGCGCGCTCGGCTTCCAGTTCGTCAGCGCCGATGCCGCGCACGCCTGGGTGCACGCCTATTACAACGCCATGACCAAGCGGCTCTCCAAGCTCGCGGACTACGAGATCAACCCCAACATGGCGCTGGTGTCGTTCTTCATGTGCGCCAAGTCCGACGAGGAGGCGCGTGCCCGCGCCGACGGCGCCACCTTCTTCCAGTTCGCGCTGCGCTTCTACGGCGCCTCGCAGAACCGCCAGCGGCCCGCGCCCTACACCGTCAACATGTGGGACGAGTACAACAAGTGGAAGCGCGACAATCCCGAGGCGCAGGAGGCGGCCTTGCGCGGCGGCCTGATCGGTTCGCCCGAGACGATCCGAAAGAAGCTGAAGCGGTTCCAGTCCTCGCATATCGACCAGGTCATCCTGCTCAACCAGGCCGGCAAGAACAGCCACGAGCACATCTGCGAATCGCTCGAGCTGTTCGGCCGCGAGGTGATGCCGGAGTTCCAGAACGACCCGGCGCAGGCGGCGTGGAAGAAAGGTGTGATGAGCGGCGAGATCCAGCTGGAGGAGATCGACACCGAGGCGTTCACCGACCGCTACGGCAAGCTCGCCATCAATGTGGCACCAGAGAAGGCGGCGGCGGGGTAGGGGGATTACGCATCGTGACAAAGCATCGGATCTACACGATGAGCTTCGCCAGCGTGTATCCGCTTTACGTTGCGAAAGCCGAGAAAAAGGGACGGACAAAAGCCGAGGTCGATCAGATCATCTCCTGGCTGACCGGCTATGGTCAGAAGGAGCTGGAAGCTCAGCTGAAGAAGCAGACGGACTTTGAAACCTTCTTTGCGCAGGCTCCTCGGATCAATCCTTCTCGATCCATGATCAAGGGCGTCGTCTGCGGCGTCCGGGTGGAGGACATCAAGGAACCAACGATGCAAGAGATCCGCTACCTGGACAAGCTGATCGATGAGCTGGCCAAGGGAAAGACAATGGACAAGATCCTGCGGCAAACGAATAACTGAGCGGAGCCTTCCGTCCAGGAGAGCCGGCGGCCTTGCGCGGCCGATCGAGGCGCCCCCGTCTTTCGCTGCGCCGCCATTGCTGATAAACCTTCGGCAAACGGCGATAGGGAGAGAACGATGTGGTCTCACGGGACGCCTGCAAATCCGGCGGCCGGCGATATCACGCCCGCGGTGCTCGCCATCGGCCGCTCCGACTTCCCGAGCGTCCTCATCGACACGCTGCGCCGGCAGGCCGATGTCGGCCATTGCATGGTGTTCGCGCTGAACCGCGCGGGTGCCGTCACCTGCCTGCTCGATGCCGGCAACATCCCGATCGGCGGCGATCTCGGCGCAGCCTATGCCGGCCAGTTCCACGAATCCGATCCCAACCGCGATGTGCTGTTCGAAGCCGAGGGCACCGCCCCGATCATGCTGCCGTCCTTCGCGCCGCGCATGTACGGCGCGCGCTACCGCAAGATCTTCTTCCACGATTCCGGCATCGTCGACAAATGCGCGACCGCGATCTGGACCGCCGACACCTGCTTCTACGTCAACTTCTATCGCATCACGGCCCAGGGCCGCTTCAGCGATGCCGAGCGTGTGCGGCTTCAAACAATCGCGCCCGCGATCGGTGCCAGCGTCGCACGTCATTTCCAGCAGGCTTCGACGGCGACGCCCGACCAGAACCTCGCCGCATTGTTCGCGACACGCGCGCCGCTCTCCGCGCTGACGCCGCGCGAACAGGAGGTCTGCCGCCGCATTTTGCTCGGCTTCAGCTCCGAGGCGATCTCGCAAGCGCTCGGCATCAGCCTGCATTCCACGCTCACCTACCGCAAGCGCGCCTATCAGCGGCTCGGGATTTCCGCGCAGAACGAATTGTTCGCGATCGTGCTGCGGCTGCTGGCGCGGCCTGATGGCTTGAACTAGGGCTATTCGAGGTCCGTAATCTCTGCTTTCGAGAACGATGCGGACACGCGGCCGCACCTGCGATCATCCCTTTTTGAACCTCGCTGGAAACGAGGCGAGGCAGGCAGCGGCTAATCGTTCTTTTCTGATAGATCGGTTCGGTCGTGTCTGCCAGACTGGAGCGACACAACCATGATCGCCTTTGGCCGTGGATCTGGGGAAGCTCCTGGTATTTTGAAATCGATGGAAGAGGCAACACCGTGACTCAGCATGTTCTGTTTATCGTCACCAATGCAGCTACCATCGGGCCGCACAATCGCAAGACCGGTTTCTTTTTTGCGGAGGTCGCTCATCCTTTCGCGGTGCTTGACGGGGCGGGGATCGCGGTGGAGTTCGCGTCCGTAGCGGGCGGATGGACACCCTATGATGCCTACGATGAAAAGGACGAGGCCCAGAAGACGTTTTTCGGAAGCAAGGCTTTCCGTCGTCTCAATCGAAGCCGCAAGCTGTCGGAGGTCGATGCTGCGGACTATGACGCCATTCTGATTCCCGGCGGTCTCGGACCGATGGTAGATATCGCGCGCAATGCCGACGTGCAACGAGCCATTGTTCGTTCCTGGAGCACCGGAAAATTCGTGACCGCCGTCTGTCATGGCCCGTGCTCGCTGCTCGGAGTAGACCTTGGCGACGGCATTCCCTTCGTGCATGGCAAGAAGCTCACCTCGTTCTCGAAGAAGGAGGAATACGACTACGCTCGCGATGATGTTCCGTACGAGCTTGAGGATGCACTCCGGGCAGAAGGCGCGGAGTACTCGTCAACGGAAAACTGGCAGCCGAAGGTCGTTGTCGATGGCCGACTGATAACAGGCCAGAACCCGGCCTCCGCAGGCCCGATGGCGAAGGAACTCCTGGCCGCGCTCAGAAGACCTGCCTAGGGGCACGTCCATATCATCACGTCGCCGGGCGAGAGTTCGGCGTTAACCATCGCTGACAGTTCCCGTCGGAGCGGCATCGCTTCGAAGTTTCTTAAATTTTGCTGGGTTACCTCTTCAGGCATGAAGACCTGGGGAAAGACATGAGCAAGCGAGCCAAACGTCGAAAGACCGAGACGCTCGCAATCCCGATGGCCGCGCGAGTTGCAATTGGCGTCGTGGCCGTCGCCGTCGCGGGATATAGTTTGCTGTCGCCCCCGGCCGGCGTTCAGCCAGCGCGGAAGCCGTCCGCGCCCCAGGCCCAAGTCCAGGCTCAAGTCCAAGCCCAGGCATCGTCAACGCCGGTTTACGTGGCACCTCCGGCCCGTCCGTCAGCTCCGGCTGCAGCCCCAGCCCCGATTCCGGCCCCGGCAGCGGCGCTGGTCGAACCGCCGAAAGCCGCTGACGGTCCCGGCGCACTTGTCCGCCAGGTGGTCGACTATGCCAGTCACCAGACGCCGGGCACCGTGATCATCGATACCGGACACACGTTCCTCTATTTCGTCCTGAATGACAGGCAGGCGATGCGCTACGGCATCGGTGTCGGCCGTGAAGGTTTTACATGGTCCGGCGAGCAGACCGTGGCCCGTAAAGCAGAATGGCCGGATTGGCATCCGCCCACGGAGATGATCGGGCGTCAGCCCTATCTGCCGCGGTTCATGGCAGGCGGTCCCGGCAACCCGCTCGGTGCCCGCGCGATGTATCTCGGCGAGACCGAATATCGCATTCACGGCACCAACAACCCCGATACGATCGGGAAGCGGGTTTCGTCTGGCTGTATCCGGCTGACCAATGACGACGTGACGGACCTCTATGAGCGGGTGAAAGTCGGAGCAAAAGTGATCGTGCTTCCGGCGACCGCTGCCCGCCGGCCGTTGCAGGCAGCGCCCGCCGATGCCGCTTTCCGATTGCCGGACCCGACGTCGGCATCGAAGCGGCCCTTGGCGGCCAACGCACAGATGCTGCCGTCTGGAGCGAAGATCGCAGAGGCGCGGTAACTCAGTCGGTCCCTATCACTAGGGACAGACGCCGGCCGCGGAGTTCGCTAGTCTGCTCTGGAGCATACGAGATCCCAGGGGAAACCGTCTTGAGTACCGCGCCGCGCATCGACATCGACCCGGCCGCATTCTGGGCCGACCCCTATCCGATGCTCGCAACGATGCGCAAGCAGGCGCCGATCGCCTTCGTGCCGCAGCTCGGCTCGACGCTGCTGACGAGCCGCGACGACATCTCGATCTCCGAGAAGCAGATCGACGTTTTCTCCTCGCACCAGCCCGCCGGCCTGATGAACCGGCTGATGGGCCACAACATGATGCGCAAGGACGGCGAGGCGCATCAGGTCGAACGCCGCGCCATGTTCCCGACGGTGTCGCCGAGGACGGTGAAGGCGCACTGGACCGCGCTGTTCCAGGCCCATGCCGACCGCATCCTTGACGCGATCGAGCCGGGGCGGATCGATTTCATGCGCGACTTCGCGCTGCCGTTCTCCGGCGAATGCCTGAAGTCGATCACCGGCCTCACCAATATCGGCTTTGGGGATATGGATGCGTGGTCGCAAGGCATGATCGAGGGCATCGCCAACTATGCCGGCGATCCCGCCGTAGAGGGGCGTTGCCACGCGGCGACGTCAGGCATCGATGCCGCGATCGACGACATCCTGCCGGTGATGCGCAAGAACCCCGACCAGAGCATCCTCGGCGTGCTGCTCGCCTCGGGCATGGCGATGGAGAGCGTGCGCGCGAATGTAAAACTCGCGATCTCCGGCGGTCAGAACGAGCCGCGCAAGGCGATTGCCGGCACGGTGTGGGCGCTGCTGACCCATCCCGAGCAGCTCGATCTCGTGCGCAAGGGCGAGGTGACCTGGCTCGATGCGTTCGAGGAATACGCCCGCTGGATCTCGCCGATCGGCATGTCGCCGCGCCGGATCGCAAAGTCGTGGACGATCCGCGACGTGTCGTTCGAGCTTGATGAGCGCGTGTTCCTGATGTTCGGCTCGGCCAATCGCGACGAGAAGCATTTTGACCGCGCCGATCAGTTCGACGTGCGGCGTGATACGACGAAGAGCGTCGCGTTCGGCGCGGGCCCGCATTTCTGCGCCGGCGCGTGGGCCTCCCGCGCCATGATCGCGGACGTCGCACTGCCGACCGTGTTCGCCCGCGCCAGGCAGCTTGCCTTGGCCGATGACGAGGAGGTGCGGATCGGCGGCTGGGCGTTCCGCGGGCTGCAGAATTTGCCGGTGCGGTGGCATTAGGCGGGACGCGCACACGCGCCACAAGGACGGTGTCATCGCCCGCGAAAAGCGCGATCCAGTACGCCGCGGCAGTCGTGTGAGCCGTGGACGTCTCTGGACTACTGGATTCCCCGCTTTCGCGGGGAATGACGGCAAAGGCGAGGGCAGGAGTGCGGCGCTCACATTCACGTGCGAAAAGAATCGCTCTGCATCGTCGTCGCCGCTTGAAAGATTAATCATGCGCACGGCCGCGCGCGCAGTGCTCGCATCGCTATTTTCCCGGACGTCTCGACACCTCCAGTAACCCGCATCATCATCCTCCACACGCGAATGAATGACGGCCGCACGCGGCCGGGAGTGTGGAATGCAGCGTCGTGACTTCTTGAGACTCTCTTTTGGAACTGCAGCCGCGGCTGCATTCGCTTCGCGCGCCAATGCGCAGAACGCGGTGAAGGAAATTCGTATCGGCTATCAGAAGACCGGCGTGCTGGTGATCGCGCGTCAGCAAGCTTCACTGGAAAAACATTTCACACCGCAAGGCATCGACGTGAAATGGGTCGAGTTCTCCTCGGGCCCGCCGATGATGGAAGCGATGAATGTCGGTAGCGTCGATTTCGGCGCGGTCGGCGATTCCCCGCCGGTGTTCGCCCAGGCCGCGGGCGCGGCCATCGTCTATGCCGCCGGCCAGCCCATCACCAACGGCCAGGGCATTCTGGTGCCGAAGGACTCCCCGATCCGCACCGTCGCCGATCTGAGGGGCAAGCGCATCGGCTTCACCAAGGGCTCCAGCGCGCACAACATCGTGGTGCAGACCCTGGAGAAGGCGGGTCTCACCTATGCCGACATCACGCCGGTCTATCTGACGCCGCCGGATGCCGGTCCCGCCTTCGCCAACGGCAGCATCGAGGCCTGGGCGATCTGGGATCCGTATTTCGCGATCGGCGAGGCCAAGCAGAACGGCCGCATCCTGATCAATTCGCGCGAGGTCACCAAGACCAATTCCTTCTACATCGCCAATCGCGACTTCGCGAAAAACAACGGTGCCATATTGCAACAGATCGTCGATGTGACGACGGCGGCGGGCAAATGGGCCGAACAGCATCGCGACGAGGTCGCCAAATCGCTCGCCGCGATCACCGGCGTCCCGCTGGACATCCAGACCGTCGCCGCCAACCGCGCGAACTTCGTGGTCGGCCCCGTCACCGACGACATCGTCGTGACCCAGCAGGGCGTTGCCGACCGCTTCCACAAGCTCGGCCTGATCCCGAAGCCGATTCAGATCCGCGACATCGTCTGGCGCAACCCGGCAGCCTGACCGTGCCGACCACTCTTCCCATCCACGAGGGTTTGAACATGAGGCGTATCATTCAGCGTCTGATCGCAGCCATCGTGCTGTCGATCGGCATCGTCGCCGCCGCCGTCGGCACGTCCTACGGACAGGACAAGGTGGTCCGCATCGGCTACCAGAAATACGGCAAGCTGGTGCTGCTCAAAAGCAAGGGCACGCTGGAGCCGAAGCTCGCCGCTGACGGCTACCAGGTGGTGTGGACCGAATTCCCGTCAGGTCCGCCGTTGCTCGAGGCGCTCAATGTCGGCGCCATCGATTTCGGCAACACCGGCGAAGCCCCGCCGATCTTCGCGCAGGCCGCCGGTGCGCCGATTCAGTATGTCGCCTATGAGCCGCCGGCCCCGAAGGGCGAGGCCATCCTGGTGGCGAAGGACAGCCCGCTGACATCGGTCGCGGACCTCAAGGGCAAGAAGGTTGCGCTCAATAAGGGCTCCAACGTCCACTACCTCCTGGTCAAGGCGCTGGAGAAGGCCGGCGTGAAGTATTCGGAAGTCGAGCCGGTGTTCCTGGCGCCCGCCGATGCCCGCGCCGCCTTCGAGCGCGGCGCGGTCGATGCCTGGGTGATCTGGGATCCGTTCCAGGCCGCGGCGGAGGCCGCCACCGCCGCGCGCACGCTCACTGATGGCACCGGCATCGTCGCCAACTACCAGTTCTACTTCTCGTCGAAGAAATTCCTCGACGCCAATCCGAAGATTGTCGACGCCGTGCTCGCCGAGCTGAGCACGGTCGACGATTGGGCCAAGGGCGACATCCATGCGGTGGCTGAGCAACTTGCCCCTGCCATCGGCTTGTCCGTCCCGGTCGTCGAGGTGGCGTTGAAGCGGCAGGCCTACGGCATCAAGCCGATCACCGATGCCGTCATCGCCGACCAGCAGCAAGTTGCCGACGCGTTTTTCGCGCTGGGCCTCATTCCCAAATCCATCAAGATCTCCGACGTCGCTCGGAAACCAGGATCGTGAGCAAGACCATGAGCAAGCAACCCAACGCCAACATCCTCTGGTTCCTGCCGACCCACGGCGACGGCCGCTATCTCGGCACCGGCATCGGCGGCCGCGAGGTCAACTTCAACTATCTGCGGCAGATCGCACAGGCCGCCGACCAGCTCGGCTATTTCGGCGTGCTGCTGCCGACCGGACGCTCTTGCGAGGATTCCTGGATCGTCGCCTCTTCAGTCGCGCCGTTCACCGAGCGGCTGCGCTATCTCGTGGCGGTCCGCCCCGGCCTGCAATCGCCGAGCGTTGCGGCGCGCATGACGGCGACGCTCGACCGCATCACTAACGGTCGACTCCTCGTCAACGTCGTCACCGGCGGCGATCCCGTCGAGAACAAGGGCGACGGCATCTTCCTGTCCCATGACGAACGCTATGAAGTCACCCGCGAGTTCCTGGGCGTCTATAGTGACCTGCTCGCCGGCAAGGCCGTCAATGTCGAGGGCAAGCACATCCATGTCGAGGGCGGCAAGCTCTTGTTCCCGCCGGTGCAGGCGCCGCGGCCGCCGCTCTATTTCGGTGGCTCCTCCGATGCCGGCATCGACGTCGCCGTCGACACCGTCGACAAATATCTCACCTGGGGCGAGCCGCCGGCGCTGGTCGCCGAGAAGATCGCGAAGGTGAGGGAGGCAGCCAGCCGGCGCGGCAGAAAACTCTCCTTCGGCATTCGGCTTCACGTGATCGTTCGCGAGACCAATGACGCGGCCTGGCGCGCGGCGAACGAGCTGATCAAGCATGTCAGCGACGAGACCATTGCGCTGGCGCAGAAGAACTTTGCCCGCATGGATTCCGTCGGCCAGCAGCGCATGGCGCAGCTCCACGGCGGCCAGCGCGACAAGCTCGAGATCGCCCCGAACCTGTGGGCCGGTGTCGGCCTCGTGCGCGGCGGTGCCGGCACCGCGCTGGTTGGCGATGCCGAGACCGTCGCGGCCCGCATCAGGGAGTATCAGGAGATCGGCATCGATACCTTCATCATGTCGGGCTATCCGCATCTGGAGGAGGCCTATCGCTTCGCCGAGCTGGTCTTCCCGCTGCTCGCGCTGGAGCAGCCGAGCAACGTGACCAGGCTGCATTTCAACGGTGGTCCTTTCGGCGAGACGGTCGGCAGCGACTTTCGTCCGCAGCATCGGGTGTCGCAGTCATGAGCCTGATCGACAGCGTTTCACTTCCGCGCAGCTTTCGTCTGCCGCGGGTCGACGGCCTGATCCAGTGGATCGTGCCGCTCGCCATCATCGCGATCTGGCAGGTCGCGAGCGTCACCGGCTTCGTGCCGACCCGTGTGCTGCCGGCGCCGAGCGACGTCCTGCTCTCAGGTTGGAAGCTGCTGCTCTCCGGTGAGCTCGTTCGCAACATCTGGGTCTCGTTCTGGCGCGCCTCGATCGGCTTTCTGATCGGCGGCAGTATCGGCTTCGCGTTCGGCCTCGCCAACGGCCTGTCGCAGCTCTCGGCAAAACTCACCGACACTACCTTGCAGATGGTGCGCAACGTGCCGCATCTCGCTCTGATCCCGCTCGTCATCCTCTGGTTCGGCATCGACGAGAGCGCAAAACTGTTCCTGGTGGCGCTCGGGGTGTTTTTCCCGATCTACCTCAACACGCTGCACGGCATCCGCACCGTCGATCCGCAGCTGATCGAGATGGGCCGCATCTACGGCATGACCGATGGCGAGCTGTTCCGCCGGGTGATCTTCCCGGGCGCGCTGCCCTCGATCTTCGTCGGCATCCGCTTCGCGCTCGGCATCATGTGGTTGACCCTGATCGTTGCGGAGACGATCGCGGCATCCTCAGGCCTCGGCTACATGGCGATGCAGGCGCGCGAGTTCATGCTGATCGACGTCGTCGTGCTCTCGATCCTGATCTACGCCCTGCTCGGCAAGCTCGCCGACAGCGCCTCCCGCGTGCTGGAGCGCCTGACGCTCTCCTGGCACCCCGCCTATTGGAAACGTTGAACAGAAATACCGGGAATCACATGCAGACAGCCGTTCGTAGCTCCCTTCCGGAAACCGACTTTGCCAGCCGCGCCAATTTCGCGCCGCATGCCCGTGTGGTGCGCGAGGAGCGGCCGCAGCAAGCTAGCGGCTTGCCGCTCAACATCCGTGGCTTGCGCAAATCCTTCGGCGACAACGAGGTGCTGCGCGGCATCGACCTGCACATTCCCGCCGGCCAGTTCGTCGCCATCGTCGGCAAGAGCGGTTGCGGCAAGAGCACGCTGCTGCGCCTCATCGCCGGTCTGGACAAGATCGACGCCGGCAGCATCAGCTTTGGCCAGGATATCCAGCCCGAGGACATCCGCGTGATGTTTCAGGAGCCGCGGCTCCTGCCCTGGGCGCGCGTGCTCGCCAATGTCGAGGTTGGCCTCGGCCGCGATCGTTCTTCCAACGATGCGCATGCGCGGGCCGAGAAGGCGCTGACCGAGGTGGGACTTGCCGACAAGCGCGACCAGTGGCCGTCGGTGCTGTCGGGTGGCCAGAAGCAGCGCGTCGCGCTCGGCCGTGCGCTGGTCTCCCGCCCGCGCGTGCTCGCCTTCGACGAGCCGCTCGGCGCGCTGGACGCTCTGACCAGGATCTCGATGCAGCGGCTGCTGGAGCGCGTCTGGCGCGACCAGGGCTTTACCGCGATCCTCGTCACCCACGACGTCTCCGAGGCGGTCGCGCTGGCGGATCGCGTGCTCGTGATCGAGGAGGGCCGCATCGCCCACGACGTCACGGTTAACGCAGGCAGGCCGCGTCAGCGCGGTTCGGCCGAGCTTGCCGGCCTCGAAGGCTCGATCCTGAGCCACCTGTTGTCGGCGGACGATCGTACCTAAATACAGGGAACCCCGTTCTGGGGGAGCAATGCCATGAATGTAGTGCCCCGCGATCTCATGACTGAAATCCCCGTCTCGTCCGCCGATTTCCGCGGCGCCATGCGCCATCTCACCGGCGGCGTCAGCGTCATCACCGCCGGGCGGGGCAAGGACATCACCGGCATGACGGTGACCTCGGTGACCTCGCTGTCGGTCGAGCCACCGACGCTGCTGGTCAGCATCAACCGCGATGCCTCCTCCTTTCCGCTGATCCGGCGCCACGGCGCCTTCGGCGTGAACATCCTCAATGCCGACCAGCTCGACGTCGCCGAGCGCTTTTCCGGCAAGGGCGGGCTGAAGGGCGCTGATCGCTTCGCCGGGGCCAAATGGGTAACGGCGGTCTCGGGCGTTCCGCTCCTGGTCGGCGCGCTGTCGGCCTTCGATTGCGAGGTCGAGGAGATCGTCGAGCGCCACTCGCACGGCATCGTCATCGGCCGTGTCAGAGACATCAAGAGCTCGACCCGCACCGCTGCGCTGGCCTATTGGCACGGCCAGTATGTCGCGGTCGACCAGGACGAGGACGCGGTCAGGCTTGCCGATGTCAGCCTTCCCGCGCGCGGCCGGCGCGGCGTTTGATCGCCGCCCGACGGGGCCGTGCAGGCTGGTCTTTTCCCCGTCATCGCTCTAGAAGCGCCTAAAGCCTTCCCGTTTCGGGCGGCCATGGAGCGGATCGATGAAGCGCATCGCGACCTTCGCCTTCTACGCCGTCGGCGCGCTCGCGATCGCCTATCTCGCGCTTTACGCCTACGCGATGTTCTCAGGCCAGCCCGTGATCATTCCCGGCGACCCGATCCACATCTTCCGCAAGCCGGATGCACCGAGTTATTCGTAGACCTCGGGAAGTCTGGTAGGGTGGGCAAAGCGAAGCGTGCCCACGACCTCCATCCAACATGCAGCTTTCGTAGGGTGGGTTAGCCGAAGGCGTAACCCACCATGTGTCAGCGAGTGCCGGACGAAATTGGTGGATTACGCCTTCGGCTAATCCACCCTACGGCACCTCGCTCATCCCCGCAAAATCGCCAGCGCCAGCGTCTGCGCGCGCGGCACGATGCTGTCGATCTCCAGATACTCCTCCGGCGTGTGCGCGAGGCCACCGACGGGGCCAAGGCCGCAGATGGTCGGCGTGCCCACGGCGGCGGTGAAACCGGAATCGGCGCAGCCGCCGGAGAACTCGCCTTGCAGCGTGGTGAGGCCGGCCTGCCTTGCAGCCGCCTGGTAGCTTTCGAACAGCGCTTTCGACTCCGCGCTCTGCACCACCGGCACGAACTCGCCCTTGATGGTCAGCGTTGCGCTCGTGCCCGGCACATAGGACGTCGCGACGATCGTCTCGATCGCTTCCATCACCCTCGCACGATCGGCCGGGTCGACATAACGCAAGTCGATCTGACCCTCGGCGGAGGGCGCCGTGGTGTTGACGGACTGCCCGCCCGAGACCAGGCCGACATTCAGCGTAATGCCCTTGTCGAGATCGGTGAGCGCGTGGATCTTGACGATCTTGTGCGCGAGCTCGCCGATCGCGCTGACGCCCGCGGCGAAATTGGCGCCGGAATGCGCGGCTTTGCCGGTGATGGCCAGATGCATGAAGATGCCGCCCTTGCGCCCGGTGACGACGTTGCCGGTGGGGCGGCCCGGCTCGGAATTGAACACGGCGCGGGCGGCGCGGCCCTCGCGCTCGATCACGGGCCGGGAGGAGGGCGAGCCGATCTCCTCGTCCGAGGTGATCAGCAGCTTGATCGGATGCGGGTTGCCGCCGAACTTGTGGAAGGCGGTTGCCACGAATACGTTCATGACGAGACCGGACTTCATGTCGGAGACACCAGGACCATAGGCGCGGCCATCCCGGATGGTGAAGGGACGGCGCCCGGCCTCGCCCTTGCCGAACACGGTGTCGCGATGTCCCATCAACAGCACCGGCTTCTCGTTGCTGCCGGGCTTTGCCACCTCGGCATGGATCGCGTCGCCGAAGGTGCCGTCAGCCTCGCGCCGGCA encodes:
- a CDS encoding LLM class flavin-dependent oxidoreductase; translated protein: MKFGIFYELQLPRPWVAGDEFALYQNALSQMELADKLGYDHAWVVEHHFLEEYSHSPSPESFLAAASQRTKNIRLGHGILQLTTNHPARVAERVAVLDLLSNGRCEFGMGESASITELTPFGRDMETKKEVFEEAVAAIFPMFKDAGSEHHGKYFDIPLRNVVPKPVQKPHPPLWMACSQLPTIERAGRHGFGALGFQFVSADAAHAWVHAYYNAMTKRLSKLADYEINPNMALVSFFMCAKSDEEARARADGATFFQFALRFYGASQNRQRPAPYTVNMWDEYNKWKRDNPEAQEAALRGGLIGSPETIRKKLKRFQSSHIDQVILLNQAGKNSHEHICESLELFGREVMPEFQNDPAQAAWKKGVMSGEIQLEEIDTEAFTDRYGKLAINVAPEKAAAG
- a CDS encoding DUF2200 domain-containing protein → MTKHRIYTMSFASVYPLYVAKAEKKGRTKAEVDQIISWLTGYGQKELEAQLKKQTDFETFFAQAPRINPSRSMIKGVVCGVRVEDIKEPTMQEIRYLDKLIDELAKGKTMDKILRQTNN
- a CDS encoding helix-turn-helix transcriptional regulator, which translates into the protein MWSHGTPANPAAGDITPAVLAIGRSDFPSVLIDTLRRQADVGHCMVFALNRAGAVTCLLDAGNIPIGGDLGAAYAGQFHESDPNRDVLFEAEGTAPIMLPSFAPRMYGARYRKIFFHDSGIVDKCATAIWTADTCFYVNFYRITAQGRFSDAERVRLQTIAPAIGASVARHFQQASTATPDQNLAALFATRAPLSALTPREQEVCRRILLGFSSEAISQALGISLHSTLTYRKRAYQRLGISAQNELFAIVLRLLARPDGLN
- a CDS encoding type 1 glutamine amidotransferase domain-containing protein encodes the protein MTQHVLFIVTNAATIGPHNRKTGFFFAEVAHPFAVLDGAGIAVEFASVAGGWTPYDAYDEKDEAQKTFFGSKAFRRLNRSRKLSEVDAADYDAILIPGGLGPMVDIARNADVQRAIVRSWSTGKFVTAVCHGPCSLLGVDLGDGIPFVHGKKLTSFSKKEEYDYARDDVPYELEDALRAEGAEYSSTENWQPKVVVDGRLITGQNPASAGPMAKELLAALRRPA
- a CDS encoding L,D-transpeptidase gives rise to the protein MSKRAKRRKTETLAIPMAARVAIGVVAVAVAGYSLLSPPAGVQPARKPSAPQAQVQAQVQAQASSTPVYVAPPARPSAPAAAPAPIPAPAAALVEPPKAADGPGALVRQVVDYASHQTPGTVIIDTGHTFLYFVLNDRQAMRYGIGVGREGFTWSGEQTVARKAEWPDWHPPTEMIGRQPYLPRFMAGGPGNPLGARAMYLGETEYRIHGTNNPDTIGKRVSSGCIRLTNDDVTDLYERVKVGAKVIVLPATAARRPLQAAPADAAFRLPDPTSASKRPLAANAQMLPSGAKIAEAR
- a CDS encoding cytochrome P450 codes for the protein MSTAPRIDIDPAAFWADPYPMLATMRKQAPIAFVPQLGSTLLTSRDDISISEKQIDVFSSHQPAGLMNRLMGHNMMRKDGEAHQVERRAMFPTVSPRTVKAHWTALFQAHADRILDAIEPGRIDFMRDFALPFSGECLKSITGLTNIGFGDMDAWSQGMIEGIANYAGDPAVEGRCHAATSGIDAAIDDILPVMRKNPDQSILGVLLASGMAMESVRANVKLAISGGQNEPRKAIAGTVWALLTHPEQLDLVRKGEVTWLDAFEEYARWISPIGMSPRRIAKSWTIRDVSFELDERVFLMFGSANRDEKHFDRADQFDVRRDTTKSVAFGAGPHFCAGAWASRAMIADVALPTVFARARQLALADDEEVRIGGWAFRGLQNLPVRWH
- a CDS encoding sulfonate ABC transporter substrate-binding protein, whose protein sequence is MQRRDFLRLSFGTAAAAAFASRANAQNAVKEIRIGYQKTGVLVIARQQASLEKHFTPQGIDVKWVEFSSGPPMMEAMNVGSVDFGAVGDSPPVFAQAAGAAIVYAAGQPITNGQGILVPKDSPIRTVADLRGKRIGFTKGSSAHNIVVQTLEKAGLTYADITPVYLTPPDAGPAFANGSIEAWAIWDPYFAIGEAKQNGRILINSREVTKTNSFYIANRDFAKNNGAILQQIVDVTTAAGKWAEQHRDEVAKSLAAITGVPLDIQTVAANRANFVVGPVTDDIVVTQQGVADRFHKLGLIPKPIQIRDIVWRNPAA
- a CDS encoding sulfonate ABC transporter substrate-binding protein, producing the protein MRRIIQRLIAAIVLSIGIVAAAVGTSYGQDKVVRIGYQKYGKLVLLKSKGTLEPKLAADGYQVVWTEFPSGPPLLEALNVGAIDFGNTGEAPPIFAQAAGAPIQYVAYEPPAPKGEAILVAKDSPLTSVADLKGKKVALNKGSNVHYLLVKALEKAGVKYSEVEPVFLAPADARAAFERGAVDAWVIWDPFQAAAEAATAARTLTDGTGIVANYQFYFSSKKFLDANPKIVDAVLAELSTVDDWAKGDIHAVAEQLAPAIGLSVPVVEVALKRQAYGIKPITDAVIADQQQVADAFFALGLIPKSIKISDVARKPGS